One genomic segment of Acidimicrobiales bacterium includes these proteins:
- a CDS encoding potassium transporter TrkG: MARPPVATARRRRGPTQFIVGGFLAAILTGATLLMLPVASTGEGSAPFLTALFTATSAVCVTGLIVVDTPVYWSNVGEVVLLVLIQLGGFGLMTVGSLVGLLLSRRIGLRQRMTAQAERGALVLGDVRDVLVRVAAFSFTFEVVAASIIAVRLWTTYDEPFGEAAYLGVFHAVSAFNNAGFALYSDSLIGFVTDWYVSLTVAAAVILGGIGFPVLMELKRNLRRPQRWSLHTKLTLTTTSALLVLGTLAMLVFEWSNPATLGPLSGPDSVLAGFFQAVMPRTAGFNSVDTGAMNETTWLATSVLMFIGGGSASTAGGIKVTTFALLAFVIWSETRGDPEVVLFGRSTPSTVQRQALSVALLGLGAAVLGTFVLTSVSDAGLSRSLFEAFSAFGTVGLSTGITPSLPAVGQATLIVLMFIGRVGPITLFAALVLRQRQRLYNLPLERPIIG, from the coding sequence ATGGCACGCCCGCCGGTCGCTACGGCCCGTCGGCGCCGAGGCCCCACCCAGTTCATCGTTGGCGGCTTCCTCGCCGCGATCCTCACCGGGGCCACCCTGCTGATGCTCCCCGTCGCCTCCACCGGCGAGGGCAGCGCCCCGTTCCTGACGGCGCTGTTCACCGCCACCTCGGCGGTGTGCGTGACCGGCCTGATCGTGGTCGACACGCCCGTGTACTGGTCGAACGTCGGGGAGGTGGTGCTCCTGGTGCTCATCCAGCTCGGCGGGTTCGGCCTCATGACCGTGGGCTCGTTGGTGGGGCTCCTGCTGTCGAGGCGCATTGGCCTGCGCCAGCGCATGACCGCCCAGGCCGAGCGGGGGGCGCTGGTGCTCGGCGACGTGCGCGACGTGCTCGTTCGGGTGGCGGCGTTCTCGTTCACCTTCGAGGTGGTGGCGGCGTCGATCATCGCGGTGCGCCTCTGGACCACCTACGACGAGCCGTTCGGCGAGGCCGCCTACCTCGGGGTGTTCCACGCCGTCTCGGCGTTCAACAACGCCGGCTTCGCCCTCTACTCCGACAGCCTCATCGGCTTCGTGACCGATTGGTACGTGAGCCTCACCGTGGCCGCCGCCGTGATCCTCGGTGGCATCGGCTTCCCCGTGCTCATGGAGCTGAAGCGCAACCTCCGCCGGCCTCAGCGCTGGTCGCTCCACACCAAGCTCACGCTCACCACCACCAGTGCCCTGCTCGTCCTCGGCACGCTGGCCATGCTGGTGTTCGAGTGGTCCAACCCCGCCACACTCGGACCGCTCAGCGGCCCCGACTCGGTTTTGGCCGGGTTCTTCCAAGCGGTCATGCCCCGCACCGCCGGGTTCAACAGCGTCGACACCGGCGCCATGAACGAGACCACGTGGCTGGCCACCAGCGTGCTCATGTTCATCGGCGGGGGCAGCGCCTCCACCGCCGGCGGCATCAAGGTGACGACCTTCGCCCTGCTGGCGTTCGTGATCTGGTCGGAGACCCGGGGTGACCCCGAGGTCGTGCTGTTCGGGCGCTCCACGCCGAGCACGGTGCAGCGTCAGGCCCTCTCCGTCGCCCTCCTCGGCCTGGGGGCGGCAGTGCTCGGCACCTTCGTCCTCACATCGGTGTCCGACGCCGGTCTGTCGCGCTCGCTGTTCGAGGCGTTCTCCGCCTTCGGCACCGTGGGCCTCTCCACAGGCATCACGCCGTCGCTCCCCGCCGTCGGACAGGCCACACTGATCGTGCTCATGTTCATCGGGCGAGTGGGGCCCATCACCCTCTTCGCCGCCCTGGTGCTGCGCCAGCGCCAGCGGCTCTACAACCTGCCGCTCGAGAGGCCGATCATTGGCTAA
- a CDS encoding TrkA family potassium uptake protein, whose translation MAKDRRFPFRRADDDPGRPNSDSEVLVIGLGRFGSALAETLVDLGHEVLGIDTDPGIVQDMSERLTHTAQADSTSKRALEQLGARDFGVAVVGIGGDIEASILTTAALVDLGIGLIWAKAITESHGKILERVGAHRVVFPEHDMGQRVAHLVTGRMMDYIELDEGFALVETTAPADVVGKTLGEAGIRQRYGVTVVCIKPSGQPFTYATPDTVIEGDAILLVAGENRHAEAFANLT comes from the coding sequence TTGGCTAAGGACCGACGCTTCCCCTTCCGCCGCGCCGACGACGATCCCGGCAGGCCGAACTCCGACTCCGAAGTGCTGGTCATCGGCCTCGGCCGCTTCGGCAGTGCCCTGGCCGAGACGCTGGTGGACCTGGGCCACGAGGTGCTCGGCATCGACACCGACCCCGGCATCGTCCAGGACATGAGCGAGCGCCTCACCCACACCGCGCAGGCCGACTCCACCTCCAAGCGCGCCCTGGAGCAGCTCGGCGCGCGCGACTTCGGGGTGGCCGTGGTCGGCATCGGCGGCGACATCGAGGCCAGCATCCTCACCACCGCCGCCCTCGTCGACCTCGGCATCGGCCTCATCTGGGCCAAGGCCATCACCGAGTCGCACGGCAAGATCCTGGAGCGGGTGGGCGCCCACCGCGTGGTGTTCCCCGAGCACGACATGGGCCAGCGGGTGGCCCACCTCGTCACCGGTCGGATGATGGACTACATCGAGCTCGACGAGGGCTTCGCCCTGGTGGAGACCACTGCCCCCGCCGACGTGGTGGGCAAGACGCTGGGCGAGGCCGGCATCCGCCAGCGCTACGGCGTCACCGTGGTGTGCATCAAGCCGTCGGGGCAGCCCTTCACCTACGCCACCCCCGACACCGTCATCGAGGGCGACGCCATCCTCCTGGTGGCCGGGGAGAACCGCCACGCCGAGGCCTTCGCCAACCTGACCTGA